TTGCTAAAGAAGCACaatgttgcttttgcttttgcagGTTGTACTTAAAAGTTCAGGcgcttcctctccttcccagatCCCACAAGGcccataaatacaaacaaaatagaaacaagatCTTGTGACCCCTCTTTGTGAAAGTCTAGGTCATTATGACCTTTGTGGAAGGTGATTCAGGAAATATATCAAAGACTCTGAACAATAAAGCATTTGGCCCTGGCAATTCCATTTCACCAATTTCccctaaggaaacaatcagagaaGGGAACAAAGAGGTACAGACGAGACACTTACTGCCATGTTGCAAACaagaggagaaatgaaagcaacTAAATATTGAACAACAGTGTTAAATGAATTCTGCTGTCTTCATTAAATCACCCACTGAAAGGCTGCGTAGGCAGTAAGTGGTAATGCAGCTGAATATTTACTGACATAGAAAtgtattattaagtgaaaaagcaagtttCAAGACAATTTGAATTTATTcggaaaaaaatatgattatatataattacCAGAGGTCAAAGTTTAGAATTTATACCAAATTGAATTTATACCAAATAGCTGTTTGGGGGCAGTAGAAATACAGGTAattatttggggtttattttgattttaatatttctgcCAGAAGTGTACATTGttggtttaataaaaacaataaaagttagAACTAACAAACATCCCATGGTACCTCATTGTCTGCAGACTCATTTCAAGCTCCTCTACAAGGCATTTGAGGCCATCTGAAGTCCCTCCCACTGGCGGCTGCTTGTTCACCCGGGACACTCGGCTAGGGCGTTCCCCTCACCTGTCGGGCTGtttcctgcctctctgtctttgtccACCTGTTCTTGCTTAATAACAACTGCACTGGCTATGGGCCAGGCATTCCTCTAAGGGCTTTtgcacattatctcattttcctCACGGCTACCCTCTGAGTGACATGATGCTGTCGTACTCAACAAAAAGATGAGAACACAAGGCTTAGCCAGGTGAGGTGACTTCCATGACCACACAGGTATAGGTAAGGCTGGGATGAGAGTGCTGGCTGGCTGCGCAGATAGCAAGACTCCCATCCACACCATTCCCCTCCTCTGTCACAGTGATCTTACTTTGTCCCGCTTTCCTTGGGTAGCTCTTAACATGGCATTACTTAAGTCTCAGGCCAGCTGTCAACCCCCtaaggaagccttccctgaatcCTCCCTCACTAACAAGCCAAGCTAGGCTTTCCTCCTCCGTGCCCCTCAACCCTCCTATGCAGAGCATGACCTCTGCCATCAGCCATCgcattaaaatattcttcttccCGTCTATTGTGAACTCCTGGTTCATGTTTGTAACCCAGTTTGAGCCCCCTAAGAGGCACCCGATCATTATCAGTTAAATGAATTGAACCTCAAATCAATtcatttccccatctgtcaaaATCTGATCTGGCTCCACTGATTCATCTGCAAAGGATTTCTCCTTCTTTGGAACTGCCACAGTTCAGTGACTTACCAGTTGCTACTCAGTTTCCATTCATTGCATTTTACATGGCTGGAGCCTAAGTAGAGATTGAGTCTTACAGTTCCCTCCTGCCTTCTACTGCCTCCACCGCCATTCCTGTTCATGCATGTGTTGATAAGCTGGGGAGCTTTATTCTGAGTGAAGGATAGAGTGGTAGCAAGCAGGAGAGATGGGACAGGCAATGGAGTGAGGAGCCACAATAACAAAGGACAGGATGGACTGCCCAAGGTTAAGGTCTTCCcacagggaaaaggaaagcagGAGAAACACAGTCAACTATTGCTTTGAAGCCCAAGAGATGAAAACCAACCCAGAGCGGAGGAGAAGCACTTGTCTGCAAGCTTTGCCTGAACGGTAGGGTCTGTGTCCAGAGAGAATATGGGTTAGCGCTAAAGCAGTAAGAGCTGTGGCCAGCAGAGCTGGGAATGGACAACCTACCCAGTGCATCTGCCACAGAGTGGTACAAGTCTTCTTCTCCAAGTGGCTTATAGGCATCAGGCCCCTTAGAGAGGGCCACAGCTCAGAACCATGAGTGGATGTGTGCTAGAGAAAACCAGagacccacccctccccaggccaTAATTGGGCATGTTTTGAAAGGCTGGGAGGGTGGCACTGTGATCCTATGGTCAGGATCCTTGAAAATTCAAGTATTCATGTTAGCATAACCTTATTTATTGCCAAGGCTGGTGAGGTCTGGGGAACTCTGGGTTACATGTAGGTGTCTTTTCTTCATCACAGATATATGAGCTTATTCTGAGCTGGAGCTATGTCCCACTCACTTATGTGTCTCCCATAGGATAATGCTTTGCACATGGTAGAGGAAATTCCCAGTCTCCACTTCAATGCCCCATATTACCTCATGTCAACCTCTGGAAGGCTTTCCCTAGGAGCAGTCTTCCCAGAGCCCCATGCATGTCcttgttcctcaggctgtagatgaaAGGGTTCATCATGGGGGTCACCACAGCATACATCACTGTGGCTACTGAGTCCTTCATGGAGTAAGTTTGGAGGGGCTGCAGATATACCATACCAAGTGTCCCATAGAAGAGGGAGACCACAGCCAAATGTGAggcacaggtggagaaggctttgTACTTCCCAGTCACTGAGAGTATTTGGAGAATAGTTCTGACAATCCGGACATAGGACATGATCATAAATCCTAAGGGGGTAAGGAAGATAAAGCAGCCTGTGGCAATCAGCACCATGTGATTGACTTGGGTGTTAGAACACGCGAGCCTCAGCAGGACATACATCTCACAGAAGATGTAGTGGATCTTCCGGGAACCACAGAAGGTCACCCTGGTCATGAGGAGGGTGTGGGTGAGGCCATAGAGGACGGAAAGTGCCCAACACAAGGTGAGGAGCAAAATGCAGAGTCCAGGGCTCATGGCCGTGGTGTAATGGAGGGGGCggcagatggccacatagcggtcatatGCCATTGCGGCCAGGATGAGGTTGTCCAGGGCCACCAAGGAGACGAGGAAGTAGAGCTGCGTCAGACACCCCGCATAGGAGATGGCTTTGTTCTGAGACTGAAGGCTCACCAGCATCTTGGGGATTGTGTTGGTGACGAAGAAGAGGTCGGTGAAGGAGAGGTtggccaggaagaagtacatgggagtGTGCAAGCGGGGATCAAAGCTGATGGCCAGGATGATGAGCACATTTCCCACCACTGTGACCAGGTACATGGACAGGAACATCCAGAATAGGATCCGCTGCTGCTCAGGACTCTCCGAGATCCCCAGGAGCAGAAACTCGGAGACTCCACTCTGGTTGCTTCCATGCATTTTCCCAACTGTCCGCAACATAGGCACCAATGAATATGAACATTCATATAAgcaaaattaactattttattagaattaaaatgtctcagattaaattttataattttaaaaatttattatcaaagtataattgatatgcaatttatattagtttcaggtgtacaacgggatttgaaaattctatacattatacaACACTCACCTCAGTAAGTGTAGTCATCTGTCACCGTATGATATTATTACAATTTTACCGACTATATTACCAATcctatacttttcatttctgcggcttattttttaactggaaattggtacctcttaatctccttcacctatttcacccatccacacacccacctcccttctggcagccaccagtctgttctctgcatttaagagtctgtttggtgagtttttttgtttgttacttttgctttttatactctacgtataagtgaaatctcaggcaagggaaacaaaagcaaaaataacctactggaactacaccaaaataaaaagatttgcacagcaaatgaaaccatcaacaaaacaaaaagtcagcctagtgaatgggagaagatatttgtaagtgATACATgtaataaagggttaatattcaaaatatataaagaatttacacaactcaacaccaaaacccccaaacaatcccatttaaaaaaatttttttttaatgtttatttatttttgagacagagagagacagagcatgaacgggggaggggcagagagagagggagacacagaatcggaagcaggctccaggctctgagccatcagcccagagcccgatgggggctcaaactcacggaccgcgagatcgtgacctgagctgaagtcggatgcttaaccgactgagccacccaggcgcccccaaacaatcccatttttaaaaatgggcagaggacctgaatagatgtttttccagagaagacatctagatggccaacagacacgtgaaaatatgctcgacatcactcatcatcagggaaatgcaaatcaaaatcacaatatcacctcacaccattcagaatggctaatatcaaaaagacaagaaacaagaagtgttggcaagaatgtagagaaaggaACCCTagggcactgttggtggggatgcaaactgatgcagtcactgtaaaaaacaatatggaggcgcctgcgtggttcagtaggttacgcatccgacttcggctcaggtcatgatctcgcagtttgtgggttcaagccccatgtcaggctctgtgctgacagctcggagcctggagcctgcttccaatactgtgtctccttctctctctgcccctccccctcttgtactctgtcttactctatcaaaaataaataaacgtaaaaaaaaatttttttttaaacccagtatggaggctcctccaaaaattaaaaatataatattttaagttaaCAACAAAGTAATAACAGGCACAAATACATAATGGGGAAAATCTTTACGCAATTCAGTCATTCCAGCAACTTCCATTCTGGCATACCTAATATTACAGGAATAATGTCTAtgtcttatttaaaattctatcatCTTACAATACTCTAGAAATGTTTAaagatctggggtgcctgggtggctcagtcagttaagcatctgactcttagttttggctcaggtcatgcaccCCTAGGGTAGTACTTTAAATTGcgttattcaataaatggtattgggataGCTGTCTATTTAAGGGAAAACATTAGACCAACATTTCATATTGTACCAAAAACAGTTTAAAAGTATTTAAGATtaggggcaccttgctggctcggttggttaagtgaccgactcttgactttggctcaggtcatgatctcatggttcctgggatggagccacaccacacgtagggct
The sequence above is drawn from the Lynx canadensis isolate LIC74 chromosome E1, mLynCan4.pri.v2, whole genome shotgun sequence genome and encodes:
- the LOC115501419 gene encoding olfactory receptor 1D2 — encoded protein: MLRTVGKMHGSNQSGVSEFLLLGISESPEQQRILFWMFLSMYLVTVVGNVLIILAISFDPRLHTPMYFFLANLSFTDLFFVTNTIPKMLVSLQSQNKAISYAGCLTQLYFLVSLVALDNLILAAMAYDRYVAICRPLHYTTAMSPGLCILLLTLCWALSVLYGLTHTLLMTRVTFCGSRKIHYIFCEMYVLLRLACSNTQVNHMVLIATGCFIFLTPLGFMIMSYVRIVRTILQILSVTGKYKAFSTCASHLAVVSLFYGTLGMVYLQPLQTYSMKDSVATVMYAVVTPMMNPFIYSLRNKDMHGALGRLLLGKAFQRLT